The following coding sequences lie in one Maribacter forsetii DSM 18668 genomic window:
- the tpiA gene encoding triose-phosphate isomerase: protein MRAKIVAGNWKMNKNLAETETLLAELSAKLPDTNAEVMVAPTYVNLTSAVHALESSKIEVIAQNMHYAESGAFTGEISADMLLNIGIDTAIIGHSERRAYFGEDDEILSKKVATALNKGIRVMFCFGEELEDRKSGNHFNLVESQLKNVLFDLEPSAWSKIVLAYEPVWAIGTGETASPEQAQEMHAFIRKTISEAFDATIANNVTILYGGSVKPGNAEEIFSKPDVDGGLIGGASLVADDFIAIIKAI from the coding sequence ATGAGAGCAAAGATAGTAGCAGGTAACTGGAAGATGAATAAGAATTTGGCTGAGACTGAAACACTTTTAGCAGAGTTATCTGCAAAATTGCCAGATACCAATGCAGAAGTTATGGTAGCGCCAACATATGTGAATTTAACAAGTGCAGTTCATGCTTTAGAAAGTTCTAAAATAGAAGTTATAGCCCAGAATATGCATTATGCTGAAAGCGGAGCATTTACAGGAGAAATTTCTGCAGATATGTTATTGAATATTGGTATTGATACTGCTATTATCGGGCACTCTGAAAGAAGAGCTTATTTTGGAGAAGATGATGAAATTCTTTCAAAAAAAGTAGCAACTGCTTTGAACAAAGGTATACGTGTTATGTTTTGCTTTGGTGAAGAATTGGAAGATCGTAAATCTGGTAACCATTTCAATTTAGTTGAGAGTCAGTTAAAGAACGTTCTTTTTGATTTAGAACCATCTGCTTGGTCTAAAATTGTTTTGGCTTATGAGCCGGTATGGGCAATTGGTACAGGTGAAACGGCTTCTCCTGAGCAAGCTCAAGAAATGCACGCATTTATTCGTAAAACTATTTCGGAGGCTTTTGATGCTACAATAGCAAACAACGTAACTATTCTATACGGTGGTAGTGTAAAACCAGGTAATGCTGAGGAAATTTTCTCTAAACCAGATGTTGATGGTGGTTTAATTGGTGGTGCATCTTTAGTAGCAGACGATTTTATTGCTATCATAAAAGCTATTTAA
- the prmA gene encoding 50S ribosomal protein L11 methyltransferase, translating to MSDTVYIEYRFTVEPKDPASDLLIAELGEVGFESFVEEDDDVLAYIQKTDWSEGMLKDLPILHNHRYKFTYDYKEIEQENWNATWEQNFQPIIVDDICMIRAPFHDAISVEYDIVIEPKMSFGTGHHETTHMMLQHILQLDVKGKTVLDMGSGTGVLAILAGMRGATTIDAIDIDNWCYLNAKENVERNGMGFISVYEGDVALLEGKKYDLIIANINRNILLADLPSYEKSLNTGGVLLLSGFYKEDLEMISQKCTDLALKFEKNLERNNWVAAKYVN from the coding sequence ATGAGCGATACAGTATATATTGAATACCGTTTTACGGTAGAACCAAAAGATCCAGCTTCAGACCTTCTTATTGCGGAATTGGGTGAAGTTGGTTTTGAAAGTTTTGTTGAAGAGGATGATGATGTTCTGGCATACATTCAAAAAACTGATTGGTCTGAGGGTATGTTAAAAGATTTACCAATTTTGCATAATCATAGATATAAGTTTACTTATGACTATAAAGAAATTGAGCAGGAAAATTGGAACGCCACTTGGGAGCAAAATTTTCAGCCTATCATTGTTGATGATATTTGTATGATAAGGGCTCCTTTTCATGACGCTATTAGCGTAGAGTATGACATAGTAATTGAACCAAAAATGAGTTTTGGTACAGGTCATCACGAAACAACCCATATGATGCTGCAGCATATTCTGCAGTTAGATGTAAAAGGAAAAACTGTTTTGGATATGGGTAGCGGTACTGGTGTTTTGGCTATTCTTGCCGGTATGCGTGGTGCTACTACAATAGATGCCATCGATATTGATAATTGGTGTTATCTGAATGCAAAAGAGAATGTTGAGCGTAACGGCATGGGCTTTATTTCTGTATATGAAGGCGATGTTGCCTTACTTGAAGGTAAGAAGTACGACTTGATTATTGCAAACATCAATAGAAACATCTTGTTGGCAGATTTACCTAGCTATGAAAAATCTTTAAATACAGGGGGTGTTTTATTGTTAAGTGGTTTTTATAAAGAGGATTTAGAAATGATTTCGCAAAAATGCACTGATTTGGCGTTAAAATTCGAAAAAAATCTTGAACGCAATAATTGGGTTGCCGCAAAATATGTAAATTAG
- a CDS encoding ATP-dependent Clp protease adaptor ClpS has protein sequence MSTREEISEELLLEEETVQQNEIVLFNDEVNTFDHVINTLMSVCEHSPEQAEQCSLIVHYKGKCTVKTGEYEELKPKCSKLLQAGLSAEIV, from the coding sequence ATGAGCACAAGAGAAGAAATTTCCGAAGAGTTACTTTTAGAAGAAGAAACGGTTCAACAGAATGAAATCGTACTTTTTAATGATGAGGTCAATACGTTTGATCATGTTATAAATACATTAATGTCTGTATGTGAACATTCGCCTGAGCAGGCTGAGCAATGCTCATTAATTGTACATTATAAAGGCAAGTGTACTGTTAAGACTGGCGAGTATGAAGAGCTGAAACCAAAATGTTCTAAATTACTGCAAGCCGGCCTCAGTGCAGAAATTGTATAA
- the uxaC gene encoding glucuronate isomerase — MSSSIIKNNTFITEDFLLENEFSQRLFHEYASQMPIIDYHCHLPPDEIANNRHFENLTKVWNDGDHYKWRAMRTFGIDEKFITGNAPDKEKFLEWGKAVPYTLRNPLYHWTHLELQRYFDIDLLLNADTANDIYDEATAKLQTSEYSCQGLINKMNVEVICTTEDPIDSLDNHVKLKKSDFNVKVSTAFRPDKAIVISNDTYLEYLEKLSAVSKVNINSYKSLCDALLLRLDYFEENGCTLSDHGLSYVPFRMFTDAEIENIFQKRVENKQLSLEEDEKFQTAILLFLCEQYHSRGWIQQFHLGALRNNNARMNRILGPDTGWDSIGDYSQARTLSSFLNALDSKDKLTKTILYNLNPADNEVLATMIGNYNDGKIKGKMQFGSGWWFMDQKDGMTRQLNALSNMSLISCFIGMLTDSRSFLSFPRHEYFRRIVCNLFGQEMQKGELPQDFELVGKIIQDISYNNAKEYFKF, encoded by the coding sequence ATGAGTAGTTCCATTATAAAGAATAACACATTTATCACAGAAGATTTTCTTTTAGAGAATGAATTCTCACAGAGATTATTTCATGAATATGCATCACAAATGCCTATTATCGATTACCACTGTCATCTACCACCAGATGAGATTGCGAATAATAGACATTTTGAGAATTTGACAAAAGTTTGGAATGACGGCGACCATTATAAATGGCGTGCCATGAGGACTTTTGGTATTGATGAGAAATTCATTACCGGCAACGCACCAGATAAAGAGAAGTTTCTTGAATGGGGTAAAGCAGTGCCGTATACATTAAGAAATCCGTTATATCATTGGACACATCTAGAACTACAGCGTTATTTTGATATTGACTTGTTGTTGAATGCAGATACCGCAAATGATATTTATGATGAAGCTACGGCAAAACTTCAAACATCAGAGTATAGCTGTCAGGGTCTAATTAACAAAATGAACGTAGAGGTTATTTGCACTACAGAAGATCCTATTGATAGTCTAGATAACCATGTCAAATTAAAGAAAAGTGATTTTAATGTAAAAGTGAGTACTGCTTTTAGACCAGACAAGGCTATTGTTATTTCTAACGATACATATTTAGAATATTTAGAGAAGTTATCTGCAGTTAGTAAAGTAAACATCAACTCATATAAATCTTTGTGCGACGCCCTTTTACTCCGTTTAGATTACTTTGAAGAAAATGGATGTACGCTGTCTGATCATGGTTTAAGCTATGTGCCTTTCAGGATGTTTACAGATGCCGAGATTGAAAATATTTTTCAAAAGAGGGTAGAAAATAAACAATTGTCTTTGGAAGAAGACGAAAAATTTCAAACCGCTATATTGTTATTCCTGTGTGAGCAATATCATTCTCGCGGATGGATACAGCAATTTCACCTTGGCGCATTACGTAATAATAATGCAAGAATGAACCGTATTCTTGGTCCGGATACTGGCTGGGATTCTATAGGGGATTATTCGCAAGCAAGAACCCTTTCAAGCTTTTTAAATGCTTTGGATTCTAAAGACAAGCTTACCAAAACTATATTATATAATCTAAATCCGGCAGATAATGAAGTCTTAGCCACCATGATCGGTAACTATAATGATGGTAAAATAAAAGGTAAAATGCAATTTGGCTCTGGTTGGTGGTTTATGGATCAGAAAGATGGGATGACCAGACAATTGAATGCATTGTCCAATATGAGTCTAATTAGCTGTTTTATAGGAATGTTGACAGATTCTAGATCCTTTCTTTCATTCCCAAGGCATGAGTATTTTAGAAGAATAGTTTGTAACCTATTTGGACAAGAAATGCAGAAGGGAGAACTACCCCAAGATTTTGAATTGGTGGGTAAAATAATACAGGATATTAGTTATAACAATGCCAAGGAGTATTTCAAATTTTAA
- a CDS encoding TRAP transporter substrate-binding protein, which translates to MKSIKFLLLFILMIPFLGCEIQTDVKTLRLGHGLDVSHSVHKAMVKMSEDLFERSGGKLKLEIYPSQQLGTERECLELLQIGSLDMTKVSVGVLENFAPKMKVLGLPFLFRDRQHSFNVLDGPVGEMLLNDGEKYWLKGLGYYDAGSRSFYTMNKPIEKPEDLVGEKIRVMESATAVNMVKALGGSPTPISWGELYTSLQQGVVDGAENNPPSFYLSRHYEVCKYYSLDEHTVLPDVLLIGTYAYDKLNEQEKKWLNESVKESVKYQRILWAEAEAEALREVQKAGVEITRPDKSLFAEKVAGIFESYKDDKEIYPLIKQIQETK; encoded by the coding sequence ATGAAAAGTATAAAATTTCTACTGCTCTTTATTCTGATGATACCCTTTTTGGGCTGTGAAATTCAAACTGATGTAAAAACATTGCGTTTGGGTCATGGGTTAGATGTTAGCCATTCTGTGCATAAGGCAATGGTTAAAATGAGTGAAGATTTGTTTGAAAGATCCGGTGGTAAATTAAAACTTGAAATTTACCCAAGTCAACAATTGGGTACTGAAAGAGAATGCCTAGAGTTATTACAAATAGGTAGTTTGGATATGACCAAGGTTTCTGTTGGTGTGTTAGAAAATTTTGCTCCCAAAATGAAGGTGCTGGGACTACCATTTCTTTTTAGAGATCGTCAACATTCGTTTAATGTTCTTGACGGTCCGGTAGGTGAAATGTTATTGAACGATGGTGAGAAATACTGGTTAAAGGGTTTAGGGTATTATGATGCCGGTAGTCGAAGTTTTTATACTATGAACAAACCAATTGAAAAACCTGAAGATTTAGTGGGTGAAAAAATACGCGTAATGGAAAGTGCTACGGCCGTAAACATGGTGAAAGCGCTAGGTGGTTCCCCAACACCTATTTCATGGGGCGAGTTATATACATCCTTACAACAAGGAGTGGTAGATGGTGCCGAGAATAATCCACCCAGTTTTTACCTTTCTAGACATTATGAAGTTTGTAAGTACTACTCCTTAGATGAACATACCGTTCTGCCAGATGTTTTATTGATAGGTACATATGCTTATGATAAGTTGAATGAACAAGAGAAAAAATGGTTGAATGAATCAGTAAAAGAATCTGTAAAATATCAACGTATTCTTTGGGCAGAGGCCGAGGCAGAAGCTTTGCGCGAAGTGCAAAAAGCAGGTGTTGAAATTACGAGACCAGATAAATCTCTTTTTGCAGAAAAAGTAGCAGGTATTTTTGAAAGCTATAAAGATGATAAAGAAATATACCCGCTTATCAAACAAATTCAAGAAACCAAATAG
- a CDS encoding TRAP transporter small permease has translation MRNKIDSVLGKALVLIMAVMVINVLWQVFTRYVTGNPSSFTDELARFLMIWIGVLGAAYVSGKNLHVAIDILPLRQSEKTQKKLKIIVTILIILFVLFAFVIGGSRLVYISYVLGQQSPALQLPLAVVYLIIPISGLLIMYYKISDLKNINS, from the coding sequence ATGCGAAATAAAATAGATTCCGTTTTAGGCAAGGCACTAGTACTTATTATGGCCGTCATGGTCATCAATGTACTTTGGCAAGTTTTTACACGATACGTAACTGGCAACCCTAGTTCATTTACAGATGAGCTAGCACGCTTTTTAATGATTTGGATCGGAGTACTGGGAGCTGCATATGTTTCTGGTAAAAATTTACATGTAGCCATAGATATTCTACCGCTTAGGCAAAGTGAAAAGACACAGAAAAAATTAAAGATAATAGTCACCATATTAATTATACTATTTGTTTTGTTCGCCTTTGTAATAGGTGGGTCCAGATTAGTATATATCTCTTATGTGCTAGGGCAACAATCACCGGCTCTGCAATTACCTCTTGCAGTGGTCTACCTTATAATTCCAATCAGCGGTTTGTTGATTATGTATTACAAAATATCTGACCTCAAAAATATCAACTCATGA